A single window of Actinoallomurus bryophytorum DNA harbors:
- a CDS encoding CHASE3 domain-containing protein, whose product MRTGRLMRWPPAHPLVVLACLLSVLAGCTISFGVSARSAGHDSAEVLLAANRLERQVSELETEQLRYVATGDTSFLGLWRVARAALFVQATALERLAAENDPQQGRRARELASTAMAYLREHSEPLVRLAHLEPTAARSLVIRKEGKRRIDALRHQFDRFADIQHRLLLAHERDALPAIRRMIAVAAGASGSLLVIFLLFGYVMRSTRAPAGPVPGLRTRPQRERLSRIATECEALQRIATLVARGASPSEVFNAGAGEMGRVLGAEHAMITRYDPDDTTVVVGHWSVHEAPRIMPPLEGRWPVEDDVVADLVYRTGLPAYLRQDVRGVGEIGAWIRTHEIERMAGCPVMAGDRLWGMAAVLSRGSAPWPDGAERTMREFAGLLGVAVVNSRRRSELVASRVRLVEAGDATRRRLERALHERTQQRLVTVGLALRVVETGVPPALGQLREQISAATRDVMEIINDLQKVARELHPAFLTRGGIESSLRALARRASLPVELDLHADRRLPPNVAVTIYYVVSEALANAEAYARASVVRVRLDTSEPVRLWVRDDGIGGARLGPGSALAGLRDRTEALGGVFELESPPGGGTSLRVTIPLRDQMARDEPQGIS is encoded by the coding sequence ATGCGAACCGGAAGGCTGATGCGATGGCCGCCGGCCCATCCCCTGGTGGTCCTGGCGTGCCTGCTGTCGGTCCTGGCCGGCTGCACCATCAGCTTCGGGGTGAGCGCGAGGTCCGCCGGTCACGACTCGGCCGAGGTGCTGCTCGCGGCGAACCGCCTCGAACGGCAGGTGAGCGAGCTCGAGACGGAGCAGCTCAGGTACGTCGCGACCGGCGACACGAGCTTCCTCGGCCTGTGGCGCGTCGCACGCGCGGCCCTCTTCGTCCAGGCCACGGCCCTGGAGCGGCTCGCCGCCGAGAACGATCCGCAGCAGGGGAGGCGGGCGCGGGAGCTCGCGAGCACCGCGATGGCCTACCTGCGCGAGCACTCGGAGCCGCTCGTGCGGCTGGCGCATCTCGAGCCCACAGCGGCACGGTCCCTGGTGATCCGGAAGGAGGGAAAACGGCGCATCGACGCGCTCCGGCACCAGTTCGACCGCTTCGCCGACATCCAGCACCGGCTGCTCCTGGCGCACGAGCGAGACGCCCTGCCGGCGATACGCCGCATGATCGCGGTGGCCGCCGGCGCCTCGGGATCCCTGCTGGTCATCTTTCTCCTCTTCGGATACGTGATGCGCAGTACGCGCGCTCCCGCCGGCCCGGTGCCCGGCCTCCGTACCCGGCCGCAACGGGAGCGGCTCAGCCGGATCGCCACCGAATGTGAGGCCCTGCAGCGCATCGCGACCCTGGTCGCACGGGGCGCCTCTCCGTCCGAGGTCTTCAATGCCGGCGCCGGCGAGATGGGGCGGGTCCTGGGTGCCGAGCACGCGATGATCACTCGGTACGACCCGGACGACACGACGGTCGTGGTCGGCCACTGGAGCGTTCACGAGGCTCCCCGGATCATGCCTCCGCTGGAGGGCCGTTGGCCGGTGGAGGATGACGTCGTCGCGGACCTCGTCTACCGGACCGGCCTGCCCGCCTACCTGCGGCAGGACGTACGTGGCGTCGGCGAGATCGGCGCGTGGATCCGCACGCACGAGATCGAGCGGATGGCCGGCTGCCCCGTGATGGCGGGCGACCGTCTCTGGGGTATGGCCGCCGTCCTGTCCCGCGGGTCCGCGCCGTGGCCCGACGGAGCGGAGCGGACCATGCGGGAGTTCGCCGGACTGCTCGGCGTCGCGGTGGTCAACTCCCGACGGCGCTCCGAGCTGGTCGCCTCCCGCGTCCGACTGGTGGAGGCCGGCGACGCGACCCGCCGCCGGCTCGAACGCGCGTTGCACGAGCGGACGCAGCAGCGGCTGGTCACGGTCGGCCTCGCATTACGCGTGGTCGAGACAGGCGTCCCGCCGGCACTGGGGCAGCTCAGGGAGCAGATCTCCGCCGCCACACGTGACGTGATGGAGATCATCAACGATCTCCAGAAGGTCGCACGGGAACTGCATCCGGCGTTCCTCACGAGGGGCGGTATCGAGTCCTCTCTGCGCGCCCTCGCCCGTCGCGCGTCCCTTCCGGTCGAACTGGACTTGCACGCCGACCGGCGGCTACCGCCGAACGTCGCCGTGACCATCTACTACGTGGTGTCCGAGGCGCTGGCGAACGCCGAGGCGTACGCCCGCGCGTCCGTCGTGCGCGTGCGGCTCGACACGAGCGAGCCGGTACGGCTCTGGGTCCGCGACGACGGGATCGGCGGTGCCCGCCTCGGGCCGGGCTCGGCACTCGCCGGTCTGAGAGACCGCACCGAGGCCCTGGGCGGGGTTTTCGAGCTGGAAAGCCCCCCGGGAGGCGGCACGTCACTTCGGGTGACGATCCCGCTCCGGGACCAGATGGCGAGAGACGAGCCGCAGGGAATTTCGTGA
- a CDS encoding EAL domain-containing protein: MTDYAAYTGGPENTFARHGDVAPSPQIAFQPIIDLDTGTVVAMSAPAPMGHISELESDVDRAILAARATSRRETLLPLHVFLHARTLGDDRSMDRLHHTLAGLGRRPGGVIVSVNGLFGGMPPAEAAARLGRLRAIGYLIGIERVEDLPSRFVAEVAPSVLTLDPELSRRASADSRRAALVDGLVSMGRRTGGHVLAPGIVNEDQLTKLRGLGVRLAQGPLLAPPDWRPGVPVSVHLGPREADRLGPRVTEFMLPATVMPEDATAESVFAAFNAEPNTTSVVLVDPGQRPRYTVDRTRFLLKFAGAYGHALHAHKPANRLADAPRPVPRTVPAIAALRAAGDDAERVYDDLVVVDEVGRCMGVARVGDLIRSLSELERRSAS; encoded by the coding sequence GTGACCGACTACGCCGCATATACGGGCGGTCCGGAGAACACCTTCGCACGGCACGGCGACGTCGCGCCGTCACCGCAGATCGCCTTCCAGCCGATCATCGACCTCGACACCGGAACCGTCGTGGCCATGAGCGCGCCCGCGCCCATGGGTCACATCTCCGAGCTCGAGTCCGACGTCGACCGGGCGATCCTTGCCGCGCGCGCGACCAGCCGCCGTGAGACCCTGCTCCCGCTCCACGTGTTCCTGCACGCGCGGACGCTCGGGGACGACCGGAGCATGGACCGCCTGCACCACACGCTGGCCGGCCTGGGCCGCCGGCCCGGAGGCGTGATCGTCTCGGTGAACGGCCTGTTCGGCGGCATGCCACCGGCGGAGGCCGCCGCACGGCTCGGACGGCTGCGGGCCATCGGCTACCTGATCGGCATCGAGCGGGTCGAGGACCTGCCGAGCCGTTTCGTCGCCGAGGTCGCGCCGTCCGTGCTGACCCTCGATCCCGAGCTGAGCCGGCGCGCGTCGGCGGACTCCCGGCGCGCGGCGCTGGTGGACGGGCTCGTCTCCATGGGCCGGCGCACCGGCGGTCACGTGCTCGCTCCCGGCATCGTGAACGAGGACCAGCTCACCAAGTTGCGCGGGCTCGGCGTACGGCTGGCCCAAGGGCCGCTGCTCGCCCCGCCGGACTGGCGTCCGGGGGTGCCCGTCAGCGTCCACCTCGGCCCGCGGGAGGCCGACCGGCTCGGCCCCCGGGTGACGGAGTTCATGCTGCCCGCGACCGTCATGCCCGAGGACGCCACGGCGGAGTCGGTGTTCGCCGCGTTCAACGCCGAGCCGAACACCACGAGCGTGGTGCTCGTGGATCCGGGGCAACGGCCGAGGTACACGGTCGACCGCACGCGGTTCCTGCTGAAGTTCGCCGGGGCGTACGGGCACGCGCTGCACGCGCACAAGCCGGCCAACCGGCTGGCCGACGCGCCGCGGCCGGTGCCGCGCACGGTGCCCGCGATCGCGGCGTTGCGGGCCGCGGGCGATGACGCCGAACGGGTCTACGACGACCTCGTCGTGGTGGACGAGGTCGGACGCTGCATGGGCGTCGCGCGGGTCGGCGACCTGATCCGCAGCCTGTCGGAGCTGGAGCGGCGTTCCGCCTCATGA
- a CDS encoding dienelactone hydrolase family protein: MTDALRAETVTIKGHGDDEIEAYLARPLDGGPRGGVVVIHHMPGYDEATKEMVRKFAAHGYAALCPNLYSREAPGADPDDAAATVRAAGGVPDERLVGDVDGAARYLNSLDGANGKIGVIGHCSGGRQTFLAACSLQVDAAVDCYGAFVVNEPPSGMPASMKPILGLAPQLSSPLLGLFGAEDGYPAPEETAQLSAELDRLGKAHEFHTYDGAGHAFFAVDRPSYRPEAAVDGWGKIFDFFGSNLSA; encoded by the coding sequence ATGACCGACGCGCTCAGGGCCGAGACCGTCACGATCAAGGGCCACGGCGACGACGAGATCGAGGCGTACCTCGCCCGGCCGCTGGACGGCGGCCCTCGCGGCGGCGTGGTGGTCATCCACCACATGCCCGGCTACGACGAGGCGACCAAGGAGATGGTGCGCAAGTTCGCGGCCCACGGCTACGCCGCGCTGTGCCCGAACCTGTACTCCCGCGAGGCGCCGGGCGCCGACCCCGACGACGCGGCCGCGACCGTACGCGCCGCGGGCGGTGTGCCGGACGAGCGGCTGGTCGGCGACGTCGACGGCGCGGCCCGCTACCTGAACTCGCTGGACGGCGCCAACGGCAAGATCGGCGTCATCGGCCACTGCTCCGGCGGCCGGCAGACGTTCCTGGCCGCGTGCTCGCTCCAGGTCGACGCCGCGGTGGACTGCTACGGCGCGTTCGTCGTCAACGAGCCCCCGTCCGGCATGCCCGCCAGCATGAAGCCGATCCTCGGCCTGGCGCCGCAGCTGTCCAGCCCGCTGCTCGGCCTGTTCGGCGCCGAGGACGGCTACCCGGCCCCGGAGGAGACCGCGCAGCTGTCCGCCGAGCTGGACCGGCTCGGCAAGGCGCACGAGTTCCACACCTACGACGGCGCCGGGCACGCGTTCTTCGCCGTGGACCGGCCGTCCTACCGGCCTGAGGCTGCCGTGGACGGCTGGGGCAAGATCTTCGACTTCTTCGGCAGCAACCTCAGCGCGTAA
- a CDS encoding MarR family winged helix-turn-helix transcriptional regulator, which yields MLNEPDLERAAFDLRLALARIVRRLRQAHEPGDLTLSEVSVLSRLDRDGPATPGALAGGERVRPQAMGNTLAALEQRGLVARMPDPEDGRRVSMSATEAGRQLLLDRRSASTRRVTHALAQGFSPDEQRRLIEVIPLLDRLADSL from the coding sequence GTGTTGAACGAGCCTGACCTCGAACGCGCGGCATTCGATCTCCGCCTGGCCCTCGCCCGGATCGTACGGCGACTCCGGCAGGCGCACGAGCCCGGGGACCTGACCCTGTCGGAGGTCTCGGTCCTGTCGCGACTCGACCGGGACGGACCCGCGACGCCGGGCGCCCTGGCCGGCGGTGAGCGCGTACGCCCGCAGGCGATGGGGAACACGCTGGCCGCGCTCGAACAGCGCGGTCTCGTGGCGCGGATGCCCGACCCCGAGGACGGACGGCGGGTGTCGATGTCGGCCACCGAGGCCGGGCGGCAGCTGCTGCTCGACCGGCGGTCGGCGAGCACGCGCCGCGTCACCCATGCGCTCGCCCAGGGTTTCAGCCCCGATGAGCAACGCCGCCTGATCGAGGTCATCCCCCTGCTCGACCGGCTGGCGGACAGCCTGTGA
- a CDS encoding MFS transporter, which produces MTAVDTGVRGDRYKWTALSNTTLGVFMATLDGSIVIISMPAIFRGIGLDPLSPHNIGYLLWMILGYLLVAAVLVVALGRLGDMFGRVKLYNLGFMIFSVASLALSVDPFRGGSGALYLIGWRVIQGIGGAMLTANSAAILTDAFPLEQRGMALGINQITALAGQFLGLLAGGLLAEVHWRAVFWVSVPIGIVGTIWSYRSLREVSTPRSARIDWLGNLTFVVGTITLLASITYGIQPYRGHATGWTSPYVLGGISTGVLLLVAFCVVETRVAEPMLRLGLFRIRAFAAGNLAALLTAIARGGMQFMLIIWLQGIWLPLHGYAYERTPLWAGIYMLPLTFGFLVAGPVSGYLSDRFGARLFSTGGLGIVCLSFIGLLALPVNFSYPLFAALLFASGIGQGMFSAPNTSAIMSSVPSGSRGVASGMRSTFQNSGTALSIGVFFSLMIAGLASSLPHTLSAGLEAQSVPAADATHVAQLPPVSTLFAAFLGNNPIGHLLGSNGLLDSLPAQNRQTLTGKAFFPELVSGPFHHGLVLVFTAAAVMAAIAALGSALRGNRYVHIEEKS; this is translated from the coding sequence GTGACCGCCGTCGACACCGGCGTGCGGGGCGACCGGTACAAGTGGACGGCCCTGTCCAACACCACCCTCGGCGTGTTCATGGCCACGCTCGACGGCTCCATCGTGATCATCTCGATGCCGGCGATCTTCCGCGGCATCGGGCTCGATCCCCTCTCACCGCACAACATCGGCTACCTGCTCTGGATGATCCTGGGCTACCTGCTGGTCGCGGCCGTCCTGGTGGTGGCGCTGGGCCGGCTGGGCGACATGTTCGGCCGCGTCAAGCTCTACAACCTCGGCTTCATGATCTTCAGCGTCGCGTCGCTGGCGCTCTCGGTCGATCCGTTCCGCGGCGGCTCGGGCGCGCTGTACCTGATCGGGTGGCGCGTCATCCAGGGCATCGGCGGCGCCATGCTGACCGCCAACTCGGCGGCCATCCTCACCGACGCGTTCCCTCTCGAACAGCGCGGGATGGCGCTGGGCATCAACCAGATCACCGCGCTCGCCGGGCAGTTCCTCGGCCTGCTGGCGGGCGGCCTGCTCGCCGAGGTGCACTGGCGCGCGGTGTTCTGGGTCAGCGTCCCGATCGGCATCGTCGGCACCATCTGGTCCTACCGCAGCCTGCGCGAGGTGAGCACGCCGCGCTCGGCCCGTATCGACTGGCTGGGCAACCTGACCTTCGTGGTCGGCACGATCACCCTGCTCGCCTCGATCACGTACGGGATCCAGCCGTACCGCGGCCACGCGACCGGCTGGACCAGCCCGTACGTACTCGGCGGGATCAGCACCGGCGTTCTGCTCCTGGTCGCCTTCTGCGTCGTGGAGACACGGGTGGCCGAGCCGATGCTGCGGCTCGGGCTGTTCCGGATACGGGCGTTCGCGGCCGGCAACCTGGCCGCGCTGCTGACCGCCATCGCGCGTGGCGGCATGCAGTTCATGCTGATCATCTGGCTGCAGGGCATCTGGCTGCCGCTGCACGGCTACGCCTACGAACGCACGCCCCTGTGGGCCGGCATCTACATGCTGCCGCTGACCTTCGGCTTCCTGGTGGCCGGCCCGGTGTCGGGCTACCTGTCGGACCGGTTCGGCGCCCGGCTGTTCTCGACCGGCGGCCTGGGGATCGTCTGCCTCTCGTTCATCGGGCTGCTGGCCCTGCCGGTCAACTTCTCCTACCCGCTGTTCGCGGCGCTGCTGTTCGCCAGCGGCATCGGCCAGGGAATGTTCTCGGCCCCGAACACCTCAGCGATCATGAGCAGCGTGCCGTCCGGTTCGCGCGGCGTCGCGTCGGGCATGCGGTCGACGTTCCAGAACTCCGGGACGGCCCTGTCCATCGGGGTGTTCTTCTCCCTGATGATCGCCGGGCTCGCCTCCTCGCTGCCGCACACCCTGTCGGCCGGGCTCGAGGCCCAGTCCGTACCGGCGGCCGACGCGACGCACGTCGCCCAGCTGCCGCCGGTCAGCACGCTGTTCGCCGCGTTCCTCGGCAACAACCCGATCGGCCATCTCCTGGGCTCGAACGGGCTGCTCGACTCCCTTCCGGCGCAGAACCGCCAGACTCTCACCGGAAAGGCGTTCTTCCCCGAACTCGTCTCCGGGCCGTTCCATCATGGTCTGGTACTCGTCTTCACCGCCGCCGCCGTGATGGCGGCGATCGCCGCGCTGGGCTCGGCCCTGCGAGGCAACCGCTATGTCCACATTGAGGAGAAATCATGA
- a CDS encoding DUF6295 family protein, whose product MCTYQTHKIQIDGSGKAKKGWISLSEATVYVDHPVHMQQDHSVNIDFIDPAQGPSARVAVELSEEAALALADAIHQAIASAPAGLASAGTR is encoded by the coding sequence ATGTGCACGTATCAGACCCACAAGATCCAGATCGACGGCAGCGGGAAGGCCAAGAAGGGCTGGATCAGCCTCAGCGAGGCGACCGTGTACGTCGACCACCCGGTCCACATGCAGCAGGACCACTCGGTCAACATCGACTTCATCGACCCGGCGCAGGGACCGTCCGCCCGGGTGGCCGTCGAGCTCAGCGAGGAGGCGGCGCTCGCGCTGGCCGACGCGATCCATCAAGCGATCGCCTCGGCACCGGCCGGTCTCGCCTCCGCCGGTACGCGGTGA
- the gcl gene encoding glyoxylate carboligase — MNRIPCMEAAVRVLESEGVDTIFGIPGAAILPFYAALRTSPINHITVRHEEGGTHAADGWSRVTGNVGVCVGTSGPAGTNMITGLYTALADSIPIVCITGQAPRAKLHQESFQAVDIVEIAKPVCKWAVQLKEPAQAPWVFREAFRVARSGRPGPVLIDLPLDVQRGECFYDPDLDGPFPVEVPAPRPEPIRAGVEMLLAAERPIILAGGGVIVADADAELRALAEYLQIPVQVTLMGKGAFPEDHPLFAGMAGIQTQTRWGNAAFLESDAVLAVGARFGDRHTGDLETYRRGRRFIHIDIEPTQIGKVFEPDLGIVGHARPALESLLDQARAVGTARRPGEWVSRVAELRATLPRRDDFDDTPIKPPRVFREINDFFGPDTTFVTAIGLYQIWSGQFQRTFLPRRYLVCGQAGPLGWEVPAAMGVKCAYPDRTVVAVAGDYSFQFLMEEIAVAAQYHIPFVIIMINNEYLGLIRQAEIPYDMNYAVDLHYGEGGIDHVKVMDAFGCPARRVERPDDIRGALEWAARESERARLPVLVEVMVEREANAAMGPSLDAIKEFEPTPELLPLSGQ, encoded by the coding sequence GTGAACAGAATCCCCTGCATGGAGGCGGCCGTACGGGTCCTGGAGTCCGAGGGCGTCGACACGATCTTCGGAATCCCGGGAGCGGCGATCCTGCCGTTCTACGCGGCCCTGCGTACGAGCCCGATCAACCACATCACGGTGCGGCACGAGGAGGGCGGGACGCACGCGGCCGACGGATGGTCACGCGTCACCGGGAACGTCGGCGTCTGCGTCGGCACCTCCGGCCCGGCCGGCACCAACATGATCACCGGGCTCTACACGGCGCTCGCGGACTCGATCCCGATCGTCTGCATCACCGGCCAGGCGCCACGGGCCAAGCTGCACCAGGAATCGTTCCAGGCGGTGGACATCGTCGAGATCGCCAAGCCGGTCTGCAAGTGGGCGGTGCAGCTGAAGGAACCGGCCCAGGCCCCCTGGGTGTTCCGCGAGGCGTTCCGCGTGGCGCGCTCGGGACGCCCCGGACCCGTCCTGATCGACCTGCCGCTGGACGTGCAGCGCGGTGAGTGCTTCTACGACCCGGATCTGGACGGCCCGTTCCCCGTGGAGGTGCCCGCGCCCAGGCCCGAGCCCATCCGCGCGGGCGTGGAGATGCTCCTCGCCGCCGAACGCCCGATCATCCTGGCCGGCGGGGGCGTCATCGTCGCCGACGCCGACGCCGAGCTGCGGGCACTGGCCGAGTACCTCCAGATCCCGGTCCAGGTCACCCTGATGGGCAAGGGCGCCTTCCCCGAGGACCACCCCCTGTTCGCCGGGATGGCGGGGATCCAGACCCAGACCAGGTGGGGCAACGCGGCGTTCCTGGAGTCCGACGCGGTGCTGGCGGTCGGGGCCCGGTTCGGCGACCGGCACACCGGCGACCTGGAGACCTACCGGCGCGGCCGGCGCTTCATCCACATCGACATCGAGCCCACCCAGATCGGCAAGGTCTTCGAACCGGACCTGGGCATCGTCGGGCACGCACGGCCGGCGCTCGAGTCGCTGCTCGACCAGGCGCGTGCGGTCGGTACCGCCCGCCGGCCGGGGGAGTGGGTGAGCCGGGTCGCCGAGCTGCGTGCGACGCTGCCACGGCGCGACGACTTCGACGACACGCCCATCAAGCCGCCGCGGGTCTTCCGGGAGATCAACGACTTCTTCGGCCCGGACACCACGTTCGTCACCGCGATCGGGCTGTACCAGATCTGGTCCGGCCAGTTCCAGCGCACCTTCCTGCCCCGCCGCTATCTCGTCTGCGGCCAGGCCGGCCCGCTCGGCTGGGAGGTGCCGGCGGCGATGGGCGTCAAGTGCGCCTACCCCGACCGCACCGTGGTCGCCGTGGCGGGCGACTACTCCTTCCAGTTCCTGATGGAGGAGATCGCGGTCGCCGCGCAGTACCACATCCCCTTCGTCATCATCATGATCAACAATGAGTACCTCGGGCTCATCCGGCAGGCCGAGATCCCCTACGACATGAACTACGCCGTCGATCTCCACTACGGCGAGGGCGGCATCGACCACGTCAAGGTCATGGACGCCTTCGGCTGCCCGGCGCGCCGGGTCGAGCGCCCGGACGACATCCGCGGAGCGCTGGAGTGGGCCGCGCGGGAGAGCGAGCGCGCCCGGCTGCCGGTCCTCGTCGAGGTGATGGTGGAGCGGGAGGCCAACGCGGCGATGGGGCCGTCCCTGGACGCGATCAAGGAGTTCGAGCCCACTCCCGAACTGCTCCCTCTTTCCGGTCAGTGA
- a CDS encoding aldehyde dehydrogenase family protein gives MALTIKPGTLWADAYERCLAAAPEAFDDDRVRNHWGGRWRRDGGPVPATSPVDGTPIAGPPLLPAGEAGSAVKAALDRHREWRHTPLAERKARVGAALDALTEHRDLLSLLLVWEIGKPWRLATADVDRAIDGVRWYADEIGRMVEGRHPLGGPVSNIASWNYPMSVLMHAMLVQVLAGNAAIAKTPTDGGVACLTLACALGVREGLPLTLLSGAGRDLSAALVRAPEIGCVSFVGGRDTGAHVAAAVADLGKRHVLEQEGLNCWGVWEHSDWERLTGQIRKTFDYAKQRCTAYPRFVVQRSLFDRFLAAYLPAVGQVRFGHPLAVEDPGDPLPELDFGPLINDAKAKELADQVDEAISRGGVPLYRGSVAGGRFLPGQDTSAYFAPVTILGPPPSSPLHHAEPFGPVDTIVLVDTEAELLAAMNASNGALVATISCDDETTARRLAGEVRAFKVGLGEPRSRGDRDELFGGMGASWHGAFVGGELLVRAVTEGAADERPPGNFLGYTLQPG, from the coding sequence ATGGCTCTGACCATCAAGCCGGGGACGCTGTGGGCGGACGCCTACGAGCGCTGTCTGGCCGCCGCGCCGGAGGCGTTCGACGACGATCGCGTGCGCAACCACTGGGGCGGCCGATGGCGCCGGGACGGCGGGCCGGTGCCCGCCACCTCGCCGGTGGACGGCACCCCGATCGCCGGCCCGCCGCTGCTGCCGGCCGGCGAGGCCGGCTCGGCCGTGAAGGCCGCGCTCGACCGGCACCGCGAATGGCGGCACACGCCGCTCGCGGAGCGCAAGGCGCGCGTCGGCGCGGCGCTCGACGCCCTCACCGAGCACCGCGACCTGCTGTCGCTGCTGCTGGTCTGGGAGATCGGCAAACCCTGGCGGCTCGCCACCGCCGACGTCGATCGTGCCATCGACGGCGTGCGCTGGTACGCGGACGAGATCGGCCGCATGGTCGAGGGCCGGCACCCGCTCGGCGGGCCGGTCAGCAACATCGCGAGCTGGAACTATCCGATGAGCGTGCTCATGCACGCCATGCTCGTGCAGGTGCTGGCGGGCAACGCGGCGATCGCCAAGACGCCCACCGACGGCGGCGTCGCCTGCCTGACCCTCGCGTGCGCCCTGGGCGTACGCGAAGGGCTGCCGCTCACGCTCCTCAGCGGCGCCGGCCGTGACCTGTCGGCGGCGCTCGTCCGCGCGCCGGAGATCGGCTGTGTCTCGTTCGTCGGGGGCCGGGACACCGGGGCGCACGTGGCCGCGGCCGTCGCCGACCTGGGCAAGCGCCACGTCCTCGAACAGGAGGGACTGAACTGCTGGGGTGTGTGGGAGCACTCCGACTGGGAGCGCCTCACCGGGCAGATCCGCAAGACGTTCGACTACGCCAAACAGCGCTGCACCGCCTACCCGAGGTTCGTCGTGCAGCGCTCGCTGTTCGACCGTTTCCTCGCGGCGTACCTGCCGGCCGTCGGCCAGGTGCGGTTCGGCCATCCTCTCGCCGTCGAGGACCCCGGCGACCCTCTGCCCGAGCTGGACTTCGGACCGCTCATCAACGACGCCAAGGCCAAGGAACTGGCCGACCAGGTGGATGAGGCGATCTCACGGGGCGGGGTGCCGCTGTACCGCGGTTCGGTCGCCGGCGGGCGGTTCCTGCCGGGGCAGGACACCTCCGCGTACTTCGCGCCGGTGACGATCCTGGGGCCGCCGCCGTCCTCGCCCCTCCACCACGCCGAGCCGTTCGGGCCGGTCGACACGATCGTCCTGGTCGACACCGAGGCCGAGCTGCTCGCCGCGATGAACGCCTCCAACGGCGCGCTCGTCGCGACCATCTCCTGCGACGACGAGACGACCGCGCGGCGGCTGGCCGGCGAGGTCCGCGCGTTCAAGGTCGGCCTGGGCGAACCACGCTCGCGCGGGGACCGTGACGAGCTGTTCGGTGGGATGGGCGCCTCCTGGCACGGCGCCTTCGTGGGCGGTGAGCTCCTCGTTCGCGCGGTGACCGAGGGGGCCGCGGACGAGCGGCCGCCCGGCAACTTCCTCGGCTACACGCTCCAGCCGGGCTGA
- a CDS encoding ABC transporter permease has product MWIAPERRRAHRWIAPVLAVAAGVAVAATVALRGQTEIGLVTLAVLLGYAILLGARGGEASHGAHESYGGASGRGGGPHTRAAAATGDVLVAVIMAALIVQALRGAEIWVLAGLAAVACVTYLVSILSISWY; this is encoded by the coding sequence ATGTGGATCGCTCCCGAACGACGGCGCGCGCACCGCTGGATCGCGCCCGTTCTCGCCGTGGCCGCGGGTGTGGCCGTCGCGGCGACCGTGGCGCTCCGCGGTCAGACCGAGATCGGCCTGGTGACCCTGGCCGTCCTTCTCGGCTACGCCATCCTTCTCGGCGCGCGCGGCGGCGAGGCCTCACACGGAGCGCATGAGAGCTACGGCGGCGCGAGCGGCCGGGGCGGCGGACCTCACACGCGCGCCGCGGCGGCGACCGGCGACGTGCTGGTGGCCGTGATCATGGCGGCGCTCATCGTCCAGGCACTGCGCGGAGCCGAGATCTGGGTGCTGGCCGGCCTGGCCGCCGTCGCCTGCGTGACCTACCTCGTCTCGATCCTGAGCATCAGCTGGTACTGA